TTACTCTTACACTCTTCGTTCCCTGCGTAGCGCAGTTCAGCGTAGTATGCAAGGAGAGAGGACTTAGACAGGGGGTGCTTGTTTTTGTGCTTTCCGTAACGATAGCCTTTACTACAGGCTTTGTAACCGCCTTAATGTTAGGGGTGGTGTGATTGATTTCAGAAAAAGCGGAGAATACTCTGAGAGAAATGTGGATGGCTGAAGAGGAGGGCAAGGAAGTAGATAAGAATTCCTTCGATGAGGGGGGTGATTGAGGAGCTTGAAAGGGAGGGGCTTGTGGGCGTAAAGGACGGAAAGCTTGTTTTTACATAGGATGGGAGAAAGAGGGCTGAGAAAATCGTAAGACTTCACAGACTCGCCGAAAGGCTTCTCAGCGATATTCTTGGCTTTAAAGATGTAGAGGAGCATGCGTGCAGGTTCGAACATCTGATAGACGATGAGGCGGAGGAGGCAATCTGCACCCTTCTCGGCCATCCTCAGGTTTGTCCTCACGGAAGGACAATTCCTGCAGGAAATTGTTGCATAATAAAAGAGACAGAGGTTGAGAGAGTAATCTACAGGCTAAGCGAACTCTCGCAGGGAGACGAGCGGTATCGACACTCCCGAAAGGCTCTACGCCCCATTCATACTCGCCATGACGGCAAAGGCGATGGGCGACGACGCCATCATATACTTTGTTATCAAGGGTGTAACAGTTGTTAAAAAGGGTAACGCTGATAAGATTAAAATAGGAAACTTCCCAAGTTTGAAGGAAGTGATGGACCAGGCAGTGCAGAGTGGTGTTGAGATGATGGTTTGCGACAGAAGCTCCGAGCTGCTGGGAATAGATAAGGGTGAAATCGTTGAAGGTGTGAAGGTTGTCGG
The nucleotide sequence above comes from Archaeoglobus fulgidus DSM 4304. Encoded proteins:
- a CDS encoding iron dependent repressor, metal binding and dimerization domain protein, whose protein sequence is MVRLHRLAERLLSDILGFKDVEEHACRFEHLIDDEAEEAICTLLGHPQVCPHGRTIPAGNCCIIKETEVERVIYRLSELSQGDERYRHSRKALRPIHTRHDGKGDGRRRHHILCYQGCNSC
- a CDS encoding DsrE family protein, which translates into the protein MTAKAMGDDAIIYFVIKGVTVVKKGNADKIKIGNFPSLKEVMDQAVQSGVEMMVCDRSSELLGIDKGEIVEGVKVVGAATLNQLVLEADGVLYF